A segment of the Fusobacterium ulcerans genome:
AATAAAAACTGAAATAAATAATGAAAAAGATATGGCTGTGTATCTGGCAAATCATATAAAATTCTGTGTAGATAAAAATATATACAGCCCACATCCTATAAGCGGTATGCAGGACTATGAAAATATTTCTAATGGGATTTACTATAAGTATTTATCATTTTATACTAAGATTACTCCAGAACAGCTTCCTCTTTTACTAAGCAATAATGTCCCCTACATTTTAAAGAAGAAAGGAAAATATATTGTTGCTTATCACTCTAAAGGATACTATTCATTAGATGAAGTATATGATAAAATATTTAATTTCATAAAAGAAAATAATTTAGAAACTACAGGAAATTTCTATGAAGATGTCTTATTAGATGAGCTTTCTATAAAGGGTTATGAAAACTATATGGTGCAAATATCAATTCAGGTAAAATAATTTAAGACTATGATATTTACAGTTCATAGGTTATAATAATATTGAAGTAAAATATATTAAGAAGAGGTGTTTTATGTTTAGATTAATAAAAAATGTTGAAGTATATTCTCCTAAATTTCTTGGAGCAAAGGATATCCTGTTCTATAACAACAAAATAGTAAAAATAGGAAATGATATAAATATTGATGGATTTGATTGTGAAGTTATAGATGGAACTGGGAAAAAAGCTATTCCAGGATATATTGACCAGCATATCCATATCACTGGTGGTGGTGGAGAAGGAAGTTTTAAAACTAGAGTTCCTGAAGCTCCATTATCTAAAATAGTTGAAGCTGGAGTTACTACTGTAGTTGGAGTACTTGGTACTGACAGTACTACAAGAAATGTAGAAAATCTTCTTGCTAAGGCTAAAAGTTTAAAAGAAGAAGGAATATCTTGCTATATTACAACTGGTGCATATGAATTTCCTTCACCAACTATTACTGGAACAGTAAAAAGAGATGTTACTTTTATTGAGGAAATAATAGGAGTAAAACTTGCTATCTCTGACCACAGAGCTTCTTTCATCAATGAAGACATTCTTGAGGATTTAGGATCACAAGTGAGAACAGCTGGAATGTTTGCCAACAAAGCTGGAATAGTAGTACTTCATATGGGAGATGGAGACAGAATTCTTTCTCAGGTACTAAATGTAATAAAAGATTCTGAAATTCCTATTAAACATTTTATCCCTACACATGTAAACAGAAAAGCTGAAGTATTTGAAGCTGCTTTAGATTTTGCTAAAAGAGGAGGATATATTGATATAACTTCTTCATTTACAGAAGAGGACTACATGACAGCAGCAAGAGGAGTAGTTGCTGCCCAGAAAGCTGGAGTGCCTTTAGACCGTATTACATTCAGTTCTGATGGATATGGAAGTTTTTCAGATTATGACGCAGCAGGAAATCTTATCAGAATAGGAGCTTCTCCTATAGATACTGACCATGAGCAGATAGTAGAGCTTGTTAAAAAACATGGATTCTCTCTTGAAGATGCTCTGCAATTTCTTACAGTAAATCCTGCCAAAGCTCTGAAACTTTATCCTAATAAAGGAATACTGGCTGAAGACAGTGACGCTGATATGATACTGTTAGATGAAAACCTAGATATCAATGATGTTTTTGCACTTGGAAAGCAATTTGTAAAAAATAAAAAGGTTATTGTAAAGGGAACATACGAAAATTAATTTGCAGCAGGAGGGGATATGTCAGAAAAAAATATCAATGAAGAAGATATTAATCTTGAAGATAAAAAATATCAGGAAAAATATGATGAAAAAACTTTTCTTAATAAATTGGGAAGTGTTGTAAAAAAAGTAGGGCTAAAAGGAGTTTACTATATATTGATTCTTTATTTTACTATGAAGAAGAAAGGTATTCCTCCAAAGGAAAAATCAATAATAATAGGAGCCTTAGGATATTTTATTCTCCCTCTGGATATTCTGCCAGATATTACTCCATTAGTTGGATACACTGATGACTTAATAGCATTAGGACTGGCTCTTGCTAAAGTAGCCCCATATATTGATGATGAAGTAAAAGCTAAAGCTAAAAGTGCAGTGCAAAAACTTTTTAAAACTACTGATGAAGAATTAGATAAATTTCTATAACAATGAAATAATAAAAAAGTTAGTTATATTTATACTCATATTAAGTAAATGAGATATGATAGTTAATCAGAATTTAGAAAGGATATGAATGAATATATTAAAACTTGAAACAGATAGATTTATATTAAGAAATTTTGAGAAAAAAGATATTGAAGCCTTATATTTTCTTTTGAAAGACACAGAAGTTAATACTTTTTTGCCATGGTTTCCTGTAAAAACGCTGGAAGAAGCAAAGATATTTTTTGAAAAACGATTAAAAAACCAGAAATATAGTATGGCAATTTGTTTACAAGATAATGACTATCCAATTGGATATGTAAAAGCAGAAATAGATGATAGTTATGATTTTGGTTATGCACTTCGTAAAGAATTTTGGCATAAAGGAATTGTTACTGAAGCAAGTAAGGCACTTGTTGAATTATTAAAAAAAGATGGTATTCCATATATTACTGCTACACATGATAAAAATAATCCTAGAAGTGGCAATATTATGCAACAGTTAGGTATGAAATATTGTTATTCATTTAAGGAACAATGGCAGCCCAAAAATATCCTAGTTACTTTTAGAATGTATCAATTAAATTTTGATGGGCAAGAAAACAGAGTATATAAAAAATATTGGAATCTTTATGATGAACATTTTATAGAAACAGAAATATAAATATTTTTAGCAGTTCCACTTTACTTAACTGATTAATAATATAAGACTCATTTTTCGCAATTAGAAAAGAAGATGTTTTTCTAATATAAATAGTGAGATTTTAAACAATTAGGGCAGTTAAAATTTTAACTGCCCTAATTATTGATATATAATGCTGGAATTTCTAAAAGTAAATATCCATTTAAGGATATCCTATTTTCATAATTAAATCTTCTTTGCTACAATAAATTTAACTTTTGTATTATTTATATGCTCAGGATTTTTAAACAGAGACAACAGCTCTCTCTTTATTTCCTGAGCAATTTTTTCAGGATAATATTGACTTATAGTCAGTCTATCAAGACGACTTTTCCACATCTCATAGACTTCTTTATCTGCAATTCCTGAAGCTGTTAGTTCTCTATCTTCAAGATCTTTTTCCAATATAATTTCCATATCAAATCTTTTAAGAGTATTCTTGATCTTTCTTCCTGCCTGAAAATCATATACTCCATTCTCTTTAATATGTTCTTCATATCTTGCAAGTTTTCCAAAGTTTTCTTCTGATAAAGGCTGGTGTCCTCTTAAAAGATCATCAATTTCTATAAGAGCTATCCAACCTCCAGACTTTAGTTTATTTACCCAATTTCCAATGACTTCTTTCATATCCTTAGGAAAATACGCTATTGAAAAGCTTGAAAAAATTCCATCTAACTCTTCTGTAATATAATCAATTTTTGAAATATCATTTTCTATAATACTTACATTCTTTATATTTTTTTCTTTTAGATTAGTGAGAAGATTCTGATTCCTGTCAACAGCTATTACTTGTCTTACTTTCTCTGAAATTATCTCAGTAAATCCACCAGTCCCACACCCTAAATCAGCAATAACCTGATTATCTTCGATAGGAAGCAGTTCTATTATTTCCAGCCATTTACGATATTCCTGCTGTTTTTCATATTCTTCTCTCAATTCCATTTTGATCTTTGCTCCTTTTATTTCCTAAGCACCAAGGTAAGCTTTCTTGATTTCAGGATTGTTCATAAGTTCTTTAGCATTTCCTTCTAGTGTTATATTTCCAGTTTCAATAACATAAGCACGGTGAGATATAGACAAAGCCATTTTAGCATTTTGTTCTACCAGTAAAATAGTAGTTCCAGCTTCATTTAATTTCTTAATTACTGCAAATATCTCTTTTACAAATAGTGGTGAAAGCCCCATAGAAGGTTCATCAAGTATCAAAAGCTTAGGTCTGCTCATAATAGCTCTTCCCATAGCAAGCATTTGCTGTTCTCCTCCTGAAAGAGTTCCAGCCATTTGATTTTTTCTTTCAGACATTCTAGGGAAAACCTCATAAAATTTTGCACGATCTTTTTCAAGATTTTCTGGAGTATCTTTTATAGTAAAAGCTCCTAACTTCAAGTTGTCTTTAACTAAAAGTCTTGAAAATATTCTTCTTCCCTCTGGAACTTGAGCAATTCCAATTTCACATATTTTATGTGACTTTTCTTTAGTAATATCTTTTCCTTCAAACATTATATTTCCCTGCTTAGATTGAATAAGCCCGGAAATTGTCTGCAAAGTAGTTGTTTTCCCAGCACCATTGGCACCAATCAGAGAAACTATCTCTCCCTGTTTTACATTTAAAGATATTCCTTTTAAAGCATGAATATTATCATAATACACATGCAGATCTTTTATTTCAAGCATATTTTCCATGAGATTTTATTCCTCCTCTTCTCCAATTTCATCATCATCCTGTCCAAGATATGCAGTAACAACTGCTGGCTCATTAACTACTTTTTTAGGATCTCCAGATGCGATTATATTTCCATGATCCAATACAACAAGTCTTTCACAAATTCCTAATACCAGTTTCATATCATGTTCTATCAAAAGAATTGCTATATTAAATTTATCTCTAATCAAACGAATGGTATTCATAAGTTCTTCTGTTTCTGTAGGATTCATTCCTGCTGCTGGCTCATCTAATAGAAGAACCTTTGGGTTAGTAGCCATTGCACGGGCTATTTCCAGTTTTCTTTGTTTTCCATAAGGAAGATTCCCTGCTGCTGTATGTGCATATTCTTCCAAACCAAATATTTTCAGAAGATCCATGGCCTTCTTTTCAGCTTCCTTCTCTTCTCTCCAGTATTTAGGAGTACGGAACATTCCTGCCAGTATTCCATATTTCATATTGAAGTTATTTGCTACAAGTACATTTTGAAGAACAGACAGATATTTAAAAAGTCTTATATTCTGAAATGTTCTTGCCAGTCCTTTTTTAACTAATTTAAATGTAGGCATCTTATTGATAACCTCTCCATTAAATTTATATTGGCCAGAAGTTGGTGAGTATACTCCAGTTAAAATATTAAAAACTGTTGTTTTTCCTGCACCATTTGGACCAATAAGTCCCACAAGTTCATTTTCTTTTATTTCAAGATTAAAATCTGTAACAGCTTTAAGAGCACCAAAAGTAATAGATATATCCTTGGCACTTAAAATAGGATTACTCATTTGAATCACCTTTTTTCTTCATAAATCTTTCAATTATTTTAGTTATCTGGAATTCTTTACGCCCTAATAATCCAGTAGGACGGAAAATCATTGTCATAATAAGGAGCAAAGAATAAACTATCATACGATAATCAGAGAATCCACGAAGAACCTCTGGAAGAATAGTCAATGCTATTGCTGAAAGAATAGAACCTGTAAAGCTTCCCATTCCTCCAAGTACTACCATTACCAATATATTGATTGAGTAGTTATAGTCAAATTGTCTTGCACCTAAAATACCAAGATAGTGTGCATAAACTCCCCCAGCTACTCCTGCAAATACTGCTGAAATAGTAAAGGCAAATGTCTTATAATATGTAGTGTTGATTCCTGAAGCTCCACTTGCTATTTCATCTTCACGAATAGATAAAACAGCCCGTCCATGCCTGCTGGTCATGACTGAAAACATCATCATAACAGATACAACCATGATTATATAGATTACGCCAAATTTGTTAAAACGAGGAATCCCACGAAGTCCTTGTGCTCCTCCAGTAAAACTGAAATATTCAATAAGAACTCTGATAATCTCTCCAAATGCCAGAGTGATGATAGCAAGATAATCTCCATTCAGTCTAAGAGCTGGAATACCAATGATGATACCGATAATTCCTGCAACTATACCTCCAATGATAAGTGCAAGAATATATCCGGGAATCCCTTCTACTATTCCACTCTTTGCAAATAGAGCAGCTGCATATGCTCCAACTGACATGAATCCAGCATGACCAATAGTAATCTGTCCAAGACAACCCACAGTAACATTAAGACTTACAGCAAGTATAATATTTATACAGATAAGCGTAAGAATATTTGTCTGATATCTTGAAATAAATCCAGCTCCAATCATACCTGTAAGTATGAAGTAAAGAACTGCTAATAAAATAAACGTTGAAATATAACTAAGCATTTTTGTTTTTGACATCTATATCACCTATACCTTTTCTCTCATATTTTTACCCAATATACCTGTTGGTTTGACTAACAGAACCACTATAAGGATAGCAAACACGAAAGCATCTGCTAATTGAGAAGAAAGATAAGCTCTTGTCAGACTTTCTACAATTCCAAGGATAAATCCTCCAATAACTGCTCCCGGAAGGATTCCAATTCCTCCTAAAACTGCTGCAATAAAAGCTTTTATTCCAAGCATAGCTCCCATAAGAGGCTGAACCTGAGGGTAAGCTGCAACATAAAGAACTGAAGCTACTGCTGCCAGTCCGCTTCCAATTGCAAATGTCAACTGAATAGTATGATCAACATTGATTCCTACAAGCTTGGCTGCTCCATAATCTTCACTTGTAGCCATCATTGCTTTTCCATATTTAGTTTTTTTCATAAAGTATTGAAGTCCAACTGATAAAATTATAGTAAGAACAATAGTTACTACTGTTCCAAAATTTAAATGCATTCTTCCTATAACGATAGGAGGATTTGTAAATACTTTCGGAAATGCTCTTGTATTTGGAGTAAAAAGTTTCATAAAAGTATTTTCTAATAATAAGCTTACTCCTATGGCTGTAATCAGGTTAGAAATTCTCGGAGAATTTCTAAGAGGTCTGTATGCTATCCTCTCTGTTAAAGTACCTAAAATTACACACACTATTATAGCTGGAAATACAGTAAGCCATACGGGCAACCCTATTCTTGTAAAGACTGGAATACTAAATAATGAAACATACGCTCCCACCATGATAATATCTCCATGAGCAAAGTTTATGAGCTGTGCTATTCCGTAAACCATCGTATATCCTAAGGATACCAAGGCATATATACTTCCTATTTGTAATCCATTTATTATCTGAAGTAAAAATTCCATTTATTAATCTCCTTTCACGTATTTTTTTAAAGAGAACCATCCCTCACAGAGAGATGGTTCATATCTTTAACTATTTAGGCTGAATAACTGAATCAAATGTATAATTTCCATTTACAACTTTGATAATAGTTACAGCTTTTACTGGGTTATTTTTAGCATCAAAAGTAAGTTGTCCAGTTACACCATCATAATTTATATTTTTCATTGCTTCAACAACAGCTTTTTTATCTGTAGAACCAGCTTTTTCAATAGAAGCTTTTACGATATAAGCAGCGTCATATCCTAAAGCAGAGAAAGCAGATGGATCTTCATTATATTTAGCTTTGTATGCTTTAATAAAGTTTTGTACTTTATCAGAAGTGTCTTGTGTTGAGTAGTGATTTGTAAAGTAACTGTTTTCAATAGCAGCATAAGCTGATTTATCTAAAGCTTTAGCAATTCCATCCCATCCGTCTGGACCGATGAAAGTAGATTTGATTCCAACTTCTCTTGCTTGAGTTGCAATTAAAGCTGCCTGCTCATAATACTCAGGTACAACTAGAACATCAGGATTAGTTGGAGCAATTTTTGTTAATTGAGCTTTAAAATCTTTGTCCCCATCTGCATATCCTTCTTTACCTACAATAGTAATTCCAAGTTTTCCAGCTTCTTCAGCAAATGATTTTGCAATTCCATCAGAATAGTCACTAGAGTTATTTACTAATATAGCAGCAGTTTTTGCATTAAGTTTTTGCTGTGCAAAGTTAGCTAAAACTACTCCTTGATATGGATCTGTAAAACATACACGGAATACATTCGGTCCTGCTTCTGTGATATTATATTGAGTTCCAGTAGGTGTAATCATAGGCATATTGTCTTGTGCTGCAATTTCTGCAACTGCCAGAGTTGGTTTAGATGTAATGTCTCCAATAAGAGCTACAACTCCATCATCAACTAGTCTATTATAAGCAGTAACTGCTTCAGTAGAATCTCCTTTTTCATCATAGACGATAAACTCTACTTTCTTTCCTAGTATTCCTCCGTTAGCATTGATCTCTTCAAAAGCTAGTTTACTTGCATTTGATGCAGTGATTCCATAAATAGCAAGCCCTCCAGTAAGAGGTGCAAGTCCTCCTATTTTGATAACTTCTGGTTCTTTTTTGTCAGCAGTTGCTGCTGGTTTGTCGCTGTTACCTCCACATGATGTTAATAATAACGAAAGTCCTAATAAAGCTGTGGTAAATTTTTTCATAATTGTTTCCCCCTTAATTTCTTTATTTTTAATTTAATTATAAACTATATTGTATACACTGACCAATAAAATAGATACTTTGTTTGCTGTAGACGTACAATTTAATTGGTTAAAAAAAAGCAGCCTGTTAGGCTGCAAAGTGTCTATTCTGTTCTTTGATAGTTTTCTATCAAAGAAAGTAGTTAATCATCAGAACTAATTTTTATTTAACATAAACATAGTTCAAAGATTCAGAATATTGTTTGTTAACCCTAACATAATCATTTGCATATAAAATTTTACTCACTATGTATATGAGTAGTATCACATATATGACTAATGATATTATGCTAAGTGTGAACATATTCTTCCTCCTTTTTCATAAAACTTATTGTTATGACGAGTATAAACCTAAATTAAAAAAAAATCAAGTAAAATTTTCAAAATATTTTTTATTTTTTCAAATTTATTGAATTTTAATTTCTTAATCAAATAAAATACCAAAAAAATAGTATTTAAATTATTTATATTTATACACGAACTTTTTTAAAAAATTTACTTTTTTATTTAATGACATCCAATAATTCTTCTTTATGTTTTTTCAATTCATGAAGAACATAGGGACAAGTTGCAAGTATTTTAATAGAGTGTTCTCTTGCATAATTTACAAGCTGATCAAATAATTGTTTTCCAAGTCCTAATCCTTTTTGACTGTCATCCACCCATGTGTGATCTGCTATCAACAGATCTTTGCCAGCAAAAACAAAAGTCATTTCTGCCACTCTTTCACCATCTTTTTCAATATAAAATTCACCGCTTTTATCTGATATTTTTCTTAGAATTTCCATTTAAATGCCTCCTTAATTAAAGAAATCTTTTATTTTATCTTTTAATTTATCTGTATCTACTAAATATTGTTTTACATCAATAAGCTCTCCATCTTTATATACCTCTGTAAGAATAAGTTCCTTCTCACTTGTATATCTATTCCAGTCACCATCCCTTTTTCCATTTAGAAAATTCCCTGTATAAGCAACTTCACCATTTTTATAATACTCATAAAAAGTTCCAACAGCCACTCCGTTTTCAAAAGAAGCTTTTGATTGAATCTGTCCATTCTCATAGTATGTGAACTGCTCTCCATTATATTTTCCATCTTTAAAAGTTTCTTTTATCTTTATCTGTCCGTTGTCATATTTTCCAGTAATAACTCCAGAATAAGGTTTCTCTTGATTTACTATATATACAATTCCGCTTCTTTTTTGTTTTTTTGAAATATCTACTTCACTTAGAGTACACCCTACTATTGAAAGAGCAGCAAGAACTAGTAAAAATTTTTTAAACATATTTTTTAACCTCCGATAAATTACTTTAATTAATATTAGAACAAAAGGCATAGTTTTCCTTTTATTTTTTTAATATTATTTTGTCTTATTTGAATTATACCCCATTTACTTTTCAAATAAAATAAAAAAGAAAAATTATATAATTTATATATACTATACTTAAAGCGCCGCTATTTACAAATTTTCAATTATTTTGTATAATAATGTATAAAATTATTCGTAGAAAGATTTAAGGAGGAAAAATGCATTACTATTCAACGGAAAAAACTTGTGCAAAACAGATAGGTGTTACTGTAGATGGAGATGGAATCATTACTGAAATAGAATTTGTAGGAGGATGTGACGGAAACACTCATGGACTTCAAAATCTTATCTTGGGAATGACTAAAGATGAAGTTATTCAAAAATTAGATGGAATAGACTGTAGAGGAAGAGGAACTTCTTGTCCTGACCAACTTGCAAAGATATTAAAAAACCTTAAATAAAATATATGAAACTCAGGGCAAAATATCCTGAGTTTTTATTTTTCCATATTAATTTAAAAAGGAATACATAATTTTTTTAGTAGAACCTTTATATATAAGTTTGAAGAGGAGGAAAAATTCATGTACAAATATCTTTACTATTTTTTTATCTATTCTTTTTTGGGGTGGTGCCTCGAGGTATGCTATGCAGCACTAAACACAGGGACCTTTGTGAATAGAGGTTTTTTAAATGGTCCCTACTGTCCTATATATGGGGTAGGAGTTGTCATTGTCATTTTACTGGTATTTCCTTTGAGAAAAAATATGCTGCTGCTTTATGTAGCTTCTGTTGTTCTTACTTCTGTATTAGAATTAGTTACTGGGTTTGCACTTGAGAAAATATTTCACTATAGATGGTGGAATTATTCAGATGTTCCTTTTAATATTGATGGATATGTATGCCTGAAATTTTCTCTTATGTGGGGAATAGCATGTATTATAGTCGTTGATGTTATTCATCCATTAGTTGATGACTTTGTAAGATGGATACCACATTTTATTGGCAAAATATTATTAGGTATAATGATAGTGATGATGGCTATAGATTTAGTTGCTACTGTAGAAACTGTTTTAAAATTAAATTCAAGATTAGAAAAAATTGATAAAATAGCTGTAGATATACATGATTTTTCAAATGATATAGGAAGTAAATTGACTACTGATTTCTTAGCTACTGATAAAAAATTAAAAGATTTGGATCAGAAAAAAGAAGACTTACTGAAAAAATTAGATTGGGGACAAAGACGTATGCTGAAGGCTTTCCCTACTATGAAATCATCTCATCATAATGAATCATTTAAAGATATGCAGAATAATTTAAATTAATACAACTACTGAAATAATATAAAATTTTTAAACAGCTGAAGCTCTATATTCACAGAACTGAAGCTGTTTATTTTTTTGAACTTTCTTTATTTTAAAATTTCCTGCAACTTTTAATTCTATTTTTTATTCTCTAAATTTTTTTAAAAGATTTTTCATTTGAAGTTGTCATTAAATATGTCTTTAAAGTAAAATGTTTTGTTTTTAAGTATACTCTATCACTATATTATTTGAAATTTTAAGTAGATATATTTTCACTTCTAAACATATATTCTATATATTTTTAAAACATTGGCTAAAGGAGTAATATATACTAACAAATTTACATTGAAATACCTATATATTAATGCGGAGGAGGAAAAAGATGAAGAAAAAATTAATTACAATTTTAAGCTTGGCTCTCTTTATTTTTGGATGTTCATCTAAAGATGGAGAAAAGAAATCTAATGCACCAAAAGAAAAAGTGGTAATAGTATCACAAGGATCTAAACCAAAGAGTTTGGACCCTAATATGTACAACGAAATCCCTGCTCTAGCTGTTACAGAGCAAATATTCAACACTCTTTTAAGAATTGATGACAAAGGGAATGTAGTTCCTGAACTAGCTGAATCTTATGAATATGCTTCACCTACTGAACTTATCATCAAAATTAAGAAAAATGTAAAATTCCACAATGGTGATACTATGACTGTAAATGATGTGGTTTTCAGTCT
Coding sequences within it:
- a CDS encoding MerR family transcriptional regulator → MINKSNLYFTTGEFAKLFNVSKSTLFYYDEVGVFSPIIREENDYRFYAVEQIEVFEVIVTLKELGMSLKDIKEYMENRTPENFITLMEEREKIIDEKISYLKEIKQFFRKKADLVRESLCVDTNKVEIKEYPDEYLIPIKTEINNEKDMAVYLANHIKFCVDKNIYSPHPISGMQDYENISNGIYYKYLSFYTKITPEQLPLLLSNNVPYILKKKGKYIVAYHSKGYYSLDEVYDKIFNFIKENNLETTGNFYEDVLLDELSIKGYENYMVQISIQVK
- the iadA gene encoding beta-aspartyl-peptidase, whose translation is MFRLIKNVEVYSPKFLGAKDILFYNNKIVKIGNDINIDGFDCEVIDGTGKKAIPGYIDQHIHITGGGGEGSFKTRVPEAPLSKIVEAGVTTVVGVLGTDSTTRNVENLLAKAKSLKEEGISCYITTGAYEFPSPTITGTVKRDVTFIEEIIGVKLAISDHRASFINEDILEDLGSQVRTAGMFANKAGIVVLHMGDGDRILSQVLNVIKDSEIPIKHFIPTHVNRKAEVFEAALDFAKRGGYIDITSSFTEEDYMTAARGVVAAQKAGVPLDRITFSSDGYGSFSDYDAAGNLIRIGASPIDTDHEQIVELVKKHGFSLEDALQFLTVNPAKALKLYPNKGILAEDSDADMILLDENLDINDVFALGKQFVKNKKVIVKGTYEN
- a CDS encoding YkvA family protein; the encoded protein is MSEKNINEEDINLEDKKYQEKYDEKTFLNKLGSVVKKVGLKGVYYILILYFTMKKKGIPPKEKSIIIGALGYFILPLDILPDITPLVGYTDDLIALGLALAKVAPYIDDEVKAKAKSAVQKLFKTTDEELDKFL
- a CDS encoding GNAT family N-acetyltransferase yields the protein MNILKLETDRFILRNFEKKDIEALYFLLKDTEVNTFLPWFPVKTLEEAKIFFEKRLKNQKYSMAICLQDNDYPIGYVKAEIDDSYDFGYALRKEFWHKGIVTEASKALVELLKKDGIPYITATHDKNNPRSGNIMQQLGMKYCYSFKEQWQPKNILVTFRMYQLNFDGQENRVYKKYWNLYDEHFIETEI
- a CDS encoding class I SAM-dependent methyltransferase; this encodes MELREEYEKQQEYRKWLEIIELLPIEDNQVIADLGCGTGGFTEIISEKVRQVIAVDRNQNLLTNLKEKNIKNVSIIENDISKIDYITEELDGIFSSFSIAYFPKDMKEVIGNWVNKLKSGGWIALIEIDDLLRGHQPLSEENFGKLARYEEHIKENGVYDFQAGRKIKNTLKRFDMEIILEKDLEDRELTASGIADKEVYEMWKSRLDRLTISQYYPEKIAQEIKRELLSLFKNPEHINNTKVKFIVAKKI
- a CDS encoding ABC transporter ATP-binding protein; translation: MENMLEIKDLHVYYDNIHALKGISLNVKQGEIVSLIGANGAGKTTTLQTISGLIQSKQGNIMFEGKDITKEKSHKICEIGIAQVPEGRRIFSRLLVKDNLKLGAFTIKDTPENLEKDRAKFYEVFPRMSERKNQMAGTLSGGEQQMLAMGRAIMSRPKLLILDEPSMGLSPLFVKEIFAVIKKLNEAGTTILLVEQNAKMALSISHRAYVIETGNITLEGNAKELMNNPEIKKAYLGA
- a CDS encoding ABC transporter ATP-binding protein, with translation MSNPILSAKDISITFGALKAVTDFNLEIKENELVGLIGPNGAGKTTVFNILTGVYSPTSGQYKFNGEVINKMPTFKLVKKGLARTFQNIRLFKYLSVLQNVLVANNFNMKYGILAGMFRTPKYWREEKEAEKKAMDLLKIFGLEEYAHTAAGNLPYGKQRKLEIARAMATNPKVLLLDEPAAGMNPTETEELMNTIRLIRDKFNIAILLIEHDMKLVLGICERLVVLDHGNIIASGDPKKVVNEPAVVTAYLGQDDDEIGEEEE
- a CDS encoding branched-chain amino acid ABC transporter permease, which encodes MSKTKMLSYISTFILLAVLYFILTGMIGAGFISRYQTNILTLICINIILAVSLNVTVGCLGQITIGHAGFMSVGAYAAALFAKSGIVEGIPGYILALIIGGIVAGIIGIIIGIPALRLNGDYLAIITLAFGEIIRVLIEYFSFTGGAQGLRGIPRFNKFGVIYIIMVVSVMMMFSVMTSRHGRAVLSIREDEIASGASGINTTYYKTFAFTISAVFAGVAGGVYAHYLGILGARQFDYNYSINILVMVVLGGMGSFTGSILSAIALTILPEVLRGFSDYRMIVYSLLLIMTMIFRPTGLLGRKEFQITKIIERFMKKKGDSNE
- a CDS encoding branched-chain amino acid ABC transporter permease codes for the protein MEFLLQIINGLQIGSIYALVSLGYTMVYGIAQLINFAHGDIIMVGAYVSLFSIPVFTRIGLPVWLTVFPAIIVCVILGTLTERIAYRPLRNSPRISNLITAIGVSLLLENTFMKLFTPNTRAFPKVFTNPPIVIGRMHLNFGTVVTIVLTIILSVGLQYFMKKTKYGKAMMATSEDYGAAKLVGINVDHTIQLTFAIGSGLAAVASVLYVAAYPQVQPLMGAMLGIKAFIAAVLGGIGILPGAVIGGFILGIVESLTRAYLSSQLADAFVFAILIVVLLVKPTGILGKNMREKV
- a CDS encoding ABC transporter substrate-binding protein; this encodes MKKFTTALLGLSLLLTSCGGNSDKPAATADKKEPEVIKIGGLAPLTGGLAIYGITASNASKLAFEEINANGGILGKKVEFIVYDEKGDSTEAVTAYNRLVDDGVVALIGDITSKPTLAVAEIAAQDNMPMITPTGTQYNITEAGPNVFRVCFTDPYQGVVLANFAQQKLNAKTAAILVNNSSDYSDGIAKSFAEEAGKLGITIVGKEGYADGDKDFKAQLTKIAPTNPDVLVVPEYYEQAALIATQAREVGIKSTFIGPDGWDGIAKALDKSAYAAIENSYFTNHYSTQDTSDKVQNFIKAYKAKYNEDPSAFSALGYDAAYIVKASIEKAGSTDKKAVVEAMKNINYDGVTGQLTFDAKNNPVKAVTIIKVVNGNYTFDSVIQPK
- a CDS encoding GNAT family N-acetyltransferase is translated as MEILRKISDKSGEFYIEKDGERVAEMTFVFAGKDLLIADHTWVDDSQKGLGLGKQLFDQLVNYAREHSIKILATCPYVLHELKKHKEELLDVIK
- a CDS encoding toxin-antitoxin system YwqK family antitoxin; protein product: MFKKFLLVLAALSIVGCTLSEVDISKKQKRSGIVYIVNQEKPYSGVITGKYDNGQIKIKETFKDGKYNGEQFTYYENGQIQSKASFENGVAVGTFYEYYKNGEVAYTGNFLNGKRDGDWNRYTSEKELILTEVYKDGELIDVKQYLVDTDKLKDKIKDFFN
- a CDS encoding TIGR03905 family TSCPD domain-containing protein — translated: MHYYSTEKTCAKQIGVTVDGDGIITEIEFVGGCDGNTHGLQNLILGMTKDEVIQKLDGIDCRGRGTSCPDQLAKILKNLK
- a CDS encoding putative ABC transporter permease: MYKYLYYFFIYSFLGWCLEVCYAALNTGTFVNRGFLNGPYCPIYGVGVVIVILLVFPLRKNMLLLYVASVVLTSVLELVTGFALEKIFHYRWWNYSDVPFNIDGYVCLKFSLMWGIACIIVVDVIHPLVDDFVRWIPHFIGKILLGIMIVMMAIDLVATVETVLKLNSRLEKIDKIAVDIHDFSNDIGSKLTTDFLATDKKLKDLDQKKEDLLKKLDWGQRRMLKAFPTMKSSHHNESFKDMQNNLN